From Capra hircus breed San Clemente chromosome 1, ASM170441v1, whole genome shotgun sequence:
CCTTTAATTCCTCTAAGTAGCATCACACAATATTTGTCCGTTTGTGcctagcttatttcacttggtgAAATGTTATCAAATTTCATTCATGTTTTAACATGTATcagaattttgttcctttttaaggctgaataatattccacttttTGTCTACACCGCATTTTGTTAACCATTCATCCAGCAGTGGACAGTTGTTTGCACCTGTGGCTATCCTGAATAAAATTCTATGAACATGAGAGTACAAAATGGTCTTTCAAACAACAATGTTAATCTGTGCAGATACAGTCACTGAAATAGTTTGAGAACACTGACAACAACTGAAAGTggtgtaaaagtgttagtcactcagtcatgtccaactctttgggaccccatggactgtatgtagcctgccaggatcctctgtccatgaagttctccagacaataatactggagtgggtagccattcccttgtccaggtgatcttcccaacccagggatggaacccagatcttccGCATTGagggttgattctttaccagctgagacaccagggaagcccaactgataCCTATTGCTGACACCTAAATTACTCACCTTTACCTAAACCACACAGAGAAAATTTTTGCACTGAATCTTCCTCTCAAGACCTCAAAAGCCATCTTTGTCCATCTAAAttgacatttttcttgaaaatatgcTGGGAAAATGTTAAATAACTAGTTTAAAAGGTAACAGCTCCTGCATACCCCCAGATAAGGGTATGCATCCAAAACCACATAACTTGTGAAAGCATTGTGGAAGAAGCTCCTTGCCCTTTTGTATCTGAGAGCTCAAGAGTTGAATTGGGCGTACTATAGATTACTACCTCATTTctccacaactttttttttttcccctcaacaggAGTCAGGAATGGCTAAAGAAAATCATACCATAAAAAATGAGTTTATCCTCACAGGATTTACAGATCACCCAGAGCTGAAGACACTTCTGTTTGTGGTGTTTCTTACCATCTTTCTGATCACCATGGTGGGCAACCTTGGCCTGGTGATACTGATTTCAAAAGAGCATCGTCTTCACACACCGATGTATATCTTTCTGGGAAACCTTGCTCTTGTGGATTCTTGCTGTGCCTGTGCTGTGACTCCTAAGATGTTAAGGAACTTCTTTTCTGAAAACAGAATGATTTCCTTCTATGAATGCATGGcacaattttatttcctttgcactGTTGAGACTGCAGATTGCTTTCTCCTGGCAGCAATGGCTTATgatcgctatgtggccatctgcaaacCACTGCAGTACCACACCATGATGTCAaagaaactctgcattcagatgaccACGGGGCCCTACATAGCCGGAAACCTGCATTCCATGATTCATGTAGGTCTTCTATTTAGGTTAAAGTTCTGTGGATCAAATCACATCAACCACTTTTACTGTGATATTCTTCCTTTATACAGGCTCTCCTGTGTTGACCCTTATGTCAATGAACTGGTACTATTTATCTTTTCAGGTTCAATTCAAGTCTTCACAATAGGTAGTGTCTTAATATCTTATCTCTACATTCtgttaactattttaaaaatgaaatccaaaAAGGGGAGGGTCAAAGCTTTTTCTACCTGTGCATCCCACTTTTTGTCAGTTTCATTATTCTATGGATCTCTTTTTTTCATGTACATTAGACCAAATTTGCTTGAAGAAGGGGATAAAGATATACCAGCTGCTATTTTGTTTACGGAAGTTGTTCCCTTACTTAATCCTTTTATTTATAGCCTAAGAAATAAGGAAGTAATAACTGTCTTGAGAAAaattctgaagaaagaaaaatctcaaaaaagtttaaaacaaatgaCATCTACTATAGattaattgtttaaaaattccaagtgaaattcagttcagttcagttgcttggtcatgtccaactcttgtgaccccatgaaccgtagcatgaaggcctcactgtccatcaccaactcctggaattcacccaaactcatgtgcattgagtcggtgatgccctccaaccatctcatcctctgttgtccccttctcctcctaccctcaatctttcccagcatcaaggtcttttcaaatgagtcagctcttcacatcaagtggacaaagtattgaagtttagcttcaacatcagtccttccaatgagcacccaggactgatctcctttaggatggactggttggatctccttgcagtccaagggactctcaagagtctttgaacatcacagttcaaaagcatcaatacttcggagctcagctttctttttagttcaactctcacatccatacatgactactggaaaaaccatagccttaattagatggacctttgttgaaaaagtaatgtctctcctttttaacatgatgtctaggttggtcataactttccttccaaggagtaagcatcttttaatttcattgctgcaatcagcatttgcaatgattttggagcccagaaaaataaagtctgacactgtttccactgtttccccatctatttcccatgaagtgatgggaccggatgccatgatcttcattttctgaatgttgagctttaagccaattttttctctccactttcactttcatcaagaggctcctcagttcttcactttctcccataagggtggtgtcatctgcatatctgaggtttctgatatttctcctggcaatcttgattccagcttgtgcttcctccagtccagcgtttctcatgatgtactctgcatagaagttaaataagcagggtgacaatacacagccttgacatactccttcctatttggaaacagtctgttgttccatgtccagttctaactgttgcttcctgacctgcatataggtttctcaagaggcaggtcaggtggtctggtatttccatctctttcagaattttctgcagtttattgtgatccacacagtcaaaggatttggcatagtcaataaagcagaaatagatgtttttctggaactctcttgctttttcaatgatccaggggatgttagcaatttgatctctggaacctctgccttttccaaaaccagcttgaacatcaggaagttcatggttcacgtgttgctgaagcttggcttggagaattttgagcattactttactagcatgtgagatgagtgcaattgtgcagtagtttgagcattctttggtactgcctttctttgggattggaatgaaaactgaccttttcctgtcctgtggccactactgagttttacaaatttgctgacatattgaatgcagcacttttacagcatcatcttttaggatttgaaatagctcaactggaattccaacacctccactagctttgttcgtagtgatgcttcctaaggcccacttgacttcacattccaggatgtctggctctaggtgagtgatcacaccatcgtgattatctgggttgtgaagatcttttttatacagatcttctgtgtattgttgccacctcttcttaatatcttctgcttctgtcaggtccctaccatttctgtcctttatcaagcccattttgcatgaaatgttcccttggtatctctaatcttcttgaagagatctctagtctttcccattctattgttttcctctgtttctttgcactgatcactgaggaaggctttcttatctccccttgctattctttggaactctgaattcaaatgggtatatctttccttttctcctttgcttttcacttctcttcttttcacagctatttgtaaggcctcctcagacagccattttgcctttttgcatttcttttttttgggaaTGGTCTTTATCCCCGTTTCCtggacaatgtcatgaacctctgtccatagttcatcaggcactctgtctatcagatctagtcccttaaatttatttcccacttccactgtatatttataagggatttgatttaggtcatacctgaatggtctagtggttttccctactttcttcaatttcagtctgaatttggcaataaggagttcatgatctgagccatggtcagctgccagtcttgttttgctgactgtatagagcttctccatctttggttgcaaagaatataaccaatctgattttggtgttgaccatctggtgatgtccatgtgtagagtcttctcttatgttattagaagagggtgtttgcttagcctttgccctgcttcattttgtattccaaggccaaatttgcttgttactcccggtgtttcttgatttcctacttttgcattccagtcccctataatgaaaaggacatcttttttgggtgttagttctataatgtcttgtaggttttcatagaacccttcagcttctttagcattaccggtcggggcatagtcttggattactgtgatattgaatggtttgccctgaaaacaaacaagagatcattctgtcatttttgagattgcatccaagtactgcattttggcctgttttattgactatgatggctactccatttcttctaagggattcctgcccacagtagtagatataatggtcatctgagttaaattcacccattccagtccatcttagttcactggttcctagaatgtcaatgttcactcttgccatctcctgtttgaccacttccaatttgccttggctcatggacctaacattcctggttcctatgcaatattgctctttatagcattgcaccttgcttctatcaccagtcacatccacagctggatattgtttttgctttggctccatcccttcattctttctggagttgtttctccactgatctccagtagcgtgttgggcacgtaccgacctggggagttatctttcagtgtcctatctttctgccttttcatattgttcaagTGAAATTACACAGAGAAAATGTACAAATttcatgtaaaatattaaaatatatcataatACAATCAACTTACACAGAAATATGTAAGGTAGGAAGGCCTTAATTCAAAATGACAAAACTCAAAACTAAATTTTGAATTAATTCAAGAAATAACACAagactctcctggtggtccagtggttaggtcttCACCTTTCAATGGAAGGTgtgtgggttcaatttctggttgtagaattaagattccatatgctttgcagccaaaaaaaaaaaaaaaacgagagagagagagagaaaacagaatcagtattgtaacaaatttaataaagaccttaaaaaatgggccacataaaaaaaaatcttaaaaaaaaaaatgaaacacaatacATTGCCAAGATCATGGATTGTTTTAGCATCGGGGATTAtcagcaaacaaaagaaaaacagcaattatatcacaaaaaaactggaaaaaaagtttttaaattgtcagaaagacaaaaggaagaataaaaacaaaattagcaaTTAAAAATTTAGAGGGTAATTCTATTAAACCTTAATAGCAAGTGTACATTAATGATTTGGCATGTGAGCACTCCAGTTAAACTAAAAGAGTTTAAGGGAATGTGAAGCTTCAATCCATGAAATCTCTTACAGCCATTTGTGACAAAGTTGAGGTGAGTGAATTTTGAGGAATCACTTTTAATAGCACATTGTAGTTAGAACAGAGGTAGTTAGGAAATAAAGGTGTGATATAAAAGTGAATACTAAATTTCCAAGTTGACTTTCTTATAAGTTGTGTAATGAAAGATGGAATGTCAATTTTCAAGAGTAGTTATCTTCACAGACATGTATTTAcccccatatatatatgcataatgaTGTTATCACATAAAGTTTCAGGCAAGCAGTCAAATCTCATTTAGAATTTGAAGAGTGTGTTGCCAGTGAGTTAGGCTAAATTTCTCTGTCCACCTTCCTGAGACATGAGGAAGGGGTTTAACAATGAGGACACTTACTACACTATatggaaacaggaagaaaagtaTGCTTCTTGAACTGTGGCTAGGGCTtatctgaaactttttttttcttctcctgctGTAAAACCTGAAGTTCTGGAAGGTAGGTAGAACTGCATGACCTTCATGTGACATAATGGAAGAATTTCTTTCCAGTTATTTATTCAACATAGATCTATAGAGAACCTGCTATGCAGAAGCACTGCTTTGGGTGCTGGGATAATTAGTTACCAAAATACTaggttttccatctttttaaataACAGAACATTGTCAATAACTTTGACTAACTTCTTCCAAGAAGGACTCTTATCAAGTAAAATAAATCCCCCCTTCCACCTTTTCTCCTGATGCTCTGAGGTCACATCTAAATTACCAGGTCAGGTTGTAGGTATGGCTCAGCCTAGCTAGCCACCCAAGACTGACTTCACATGGAAAATCAACATGTTGAGAATATTTAGAGAAAGTGGCAGGCATGCAAGTACAGTATTTTTAATTCCCTAACTCATGAATACAAAACTATAACTATTTAGTTTATATTTGTAATTTCCATAAAAATCTAATTCAGCTCATCCCATGTAAGCAAAGATTTCAAGATTGAAAATGGAGACATTTCAAGATTTCCTTTGTTGTTTCAATCTTCCTAGCCATTTCTAGCCCCTGCAAAATTGCTCTGAAGTTGGCATTGCTTGCTGATGCAGATCTGTTTTATCAGTGAACCAACTCCCTACCTGGTTTCAAATACTGGTTCATAACTGATGCTGATGAAGTATCAGAGAGGCAGAACATATGCCTATAGTCCATTCACCACTATAAATCATACTAAATGTTAGAACTTTATGTCTTCAAATTAATATCATAAATCTCAGGTTATATTTTTAATCTGTCAAAATGGGACTATATTTGGACTATGTGTAAGGaagaaaaaatgtgttttattagaCAATTGTTCCTAcactagagaaaataaaagacttcATGGCAACCTTAAATGTTCCTGAGTCCTGTATGTCTTTCAGAAACTTAaaattaatattgtaaatcatTTCTATTAATTTGaagttttcattaattttttactaAAATACAGTTTTAACTAAATAAAGACATGACTAtctcatttttcttccaaagagggtAAACTTGTTAATGGGATTAGGCTCATTCATTACTTGAAAAAATGTttaggaatttccctggtggtccagtggttaagacactgcacGTCCACCACTGgattgcaggttcgatccctggttggggaactaggatcccttCTGTGCATGGCAtgatcaaaacaaaaatttttaagatatCTGTAGTATACACTGGGTATATGAGGTAGGAGAGGAAGTATGCTGTGATacaaaaacaacataaatatACAATATGCATAGCATAGTAactatattcaaaaatatttcatgtgtAAATACTAGGTACAGTCTTAACTTAGTTTAATCTCCTATAGCTCACAAGTACAAAGGTTATATTTTGCTACAAACATTTACATTGTACTGTTTCAGCAAAAATTCACTAATATTCTATGGATCTTGTATTTAATAGATAAACAATTTGCAAAACTTCAGAAAATTGaattataaagataattttaaaatgtatgtaacaTAACTAACTATacttaaaggtaaaataaaaatttaaagaaatttaaaatatatgtaacaatCTTCTTTCTGACTCTATAATGACCGgacaatatgttttaaaatatttcttacagAACTACTTAGCGGTTAACTCTTCAAATCCTTAAAAACCAAATATCCCTtggacattaaaaggataatagaGGAATATTATGAATAATTCTATGCCTATAAATTTGATAACCTAGGTGAAAAGGACCAATTCCTTGAAAGATACAATCTGTCAAAACTCAtacaagaagaaatagacaatctgAATGAGTTTGTATCTATTATATAAGTTGAATCAATAATTAATTAACCTTCCAAAACAAAAGGCAccaggcccagagaggttcaACTAATAATTTCTacaaaacatttaaggaagaaattataccaaTTTCCTACAATTTCTTTCCAAACATTGTGGCAGCGGGAATACtttctaactcattctatgaagccaataTCATTCtaaaaccaaaaccagacaaagacaatacaAGAAAACTATAGGTTAATATTTCTCATAAACATAGATGAAAATTTTTCAGCAAGGTACTAGCAAAGTGAAtctaataatatattaaaagttatacaccatgaccaagtggaatttatttcaggtatgcaaggctggttcaatattttaaaaagcaattagtGTAGTCTATTACATCAGTtggttaaagaagaaaaattacataATCACCTTAATAGATGCATAGAGTATTCAACATCCACTCATGATAGAAATTCTCAGTAAACTAAAAATGGGGAAAGATGTCCTCAACTCAATAAATAATATCTACATCAAAGCTACAGTTAACATCAAACTTATGGTGAGAAACTTGAAACTTTCCCACTTAGATCAGAAGCAGAGCAAGCAAAAACACCACAGcttttcaacattgtactggaatGCTAGCTAATGCaatgaaacaggaaaaggaaacacaaaaggatcctgaaaattttaaattacaagggcagaaatttttaaaagtcaatttgAGTTAAAAGATTAAGCTGACCTAATAttttagaaagtagaaaaaaggGTTGAAGATTAAAGTAAAAAGATAAGGAATTTATATAATAGGAGTTGTCATCATCTTAtcaaataataggaaaaaataacTACTACTTGGGAAATTTTACATATTAATAAATACAAGAATTCACAGGATGATTGTGAAGTGAAATGATGagacaaaagaaaacaaggatTAAACCCAGAGTAAAGTCACAGAGAACTACAGATAAGTGttcaatttaaatatttaacgTTCCTATCGGCCATTTTGATGTcgtctttggaaaaaaattcctATTTAGTTCTTCAGGGtgttttaaaatcagattgttttttgttttatgagtttttcatatattttagatattaaccctttaCTGGATATACAGTTTGCAAAAATGTTCTCTCAttgtgtaggttgtcttttcattttgataattGTTTCTCTTGTGTGCTGAAGCTtttgaaaagacactcaacatcactgatcatcagggaaatgcaaatcaaaaccacagtgatggTATTACCTCACATCTGTTGGAGTCTTATCATCAAGAACACAAAACACAACAGGTGCTGTCACGGATGGTATTGAAAAGGCAACTCTCACATTggtggtggaaatgcaaactggtccaaccactgtggaaaacacatggaagttcctcaaaaaactaaaaatagatttactaatccagcaattccacttctgtgtaTATATTCAAAGGGAATGGAAGCAGGATTTTAATGAAATACCTATACAACAATGTAATGTTTATtacagctttattcacaatagccaacatATGGAAACCACCAGTGCTCACCAATGGATGAATGAGTAAAGACAGATAtgttacatacacacaatggattaTTTGAGCCTAAGAAAAagattgccatttgcaacaatatggattgACCTtgaattgggcttccttggtagctcagatggtaaaatatctgcctgcaatgcaggagacctgggttcgatccttgagttgggaagatcccctggagaaggaaatggcaacccactccagtattcttgcctggagaatcccatggacacaggagcctggtaggctacagtccatggggtcgcaaatagtcggacacgactgagcaacttcgcttgaACACATTACACtgagataagtcagacaaagaaagagaaatcctgtatgttatcacttatacatAGAATCCAGAAAAGTCAATCCTGTAAAAAACAGAGTAAAatgatggttaccaggggattAGCATGGGGAGGGCACAGTGGTAGTGCTTAAGGCTACAAATTTGTAACAGTTAGGGATCTAATGCACATAGAGACCTATGCATGATATAATGAATATAGATAATAACATTGTCCTATAATTATGGAATGTGATAAATAACAATAGCAATCACATCACTATATATATTGAAATACACACTGTCATACAAAGTTACATGTCAAATTTAttcaacacaaattttaaaataattaaacttctagaaaataattttgtgtCAAGACAGTAAGAAAAAAGGCCTTATTAACTaaaggagaaattttttttaataagaaaaaagtgaTATCATAATATATTACATGGCATAGATATCAGCAACAACTATAtattcaaatgaataaaaataatgactACTGATTTAACCAAAGTGGTGATTTAACTGTACTGAGAGGGTAAGGGGAATGAAAGAGTATCCTCTGAGGAGGGCTGTGGTATAGTGAGAGAGCTATTATCTTCCTCTACAGAAACATCTATAACTAAGAAACTATAAAAAGCAGTATAAGCATATCACTTAGAAATACAAAAATGAGTCTAGAAAAAATTTAGGAGAGTTGAAACTGGTTGAGGGTTGGGGAGGGCAAAATTGGGGTGAAGGTAAAGATGCTATTTTTTATACTATAAAAAATAATAGGCTTTTTTATAACCCTTTATTATAAGGCTATTTAAAATTATCTGATTTTTGAGATGCTGCAAAtgattttgataaaaataaaagaagaattttaaaacattggtAACATTATTTTAAACTTGAGTCTTTTGCTCCTTTCCACTTCCAATGTTTATGATAGAAAATTAAATTAGCATTTTTGAAGAAGGGTATGTTCCAAACATTTGAAATCCCAAGCTTTTTTCGGTCTCTGTGTCCCTCAgaaatttgcagcaacatggatggaactagaggaagagaagtaagtcagagaaagaaagacaaataccatgtggtatcacttacacatggaatctaaactatgacacaaatgaacttgtttatgaaacaaaagcagattcacagatatagagcacagtcttgtggttgccaaaggagaAGAGGTGTGGGGGAGGCATGGATTGGGGGTTTGGGGTTAGGAATGTAAACTAttatacacagaatggataaacgggatcctactggatagcacagaaattatattcaatatcctgtgataaagcatTATGGAAAAGAATAGTAAAAGAATGTATGgatatgtataatggaatcacaacactgtaaatcagctttacttcaataaaataaatttttaaaaaattaacagaaactcCTTGGGAAAAGTATATTATTACAAAAAGTGGCAAAAAAATATGCATCATAAATGCCAAGGGAGGACCTAAAGGAAAGGTACATATTAAAAGCTGCatataaagaatgaaagaattttTGGCCAAAGGTTAAAAATGAGTCTTTAGGCATCTAATTAAGGTAAGACTTTGAAAACTGCCGGGGCAGGCCTAGACAA
This genomic window contains:
- the LOC102174337 gene encoding olfactory receptor 5K1, whose protein sequence is MAKENHTIKNEFILTGFTDHPELKTLLFVVFLTIFLITMVGNLGLVILISKEHRLHTPMYIFLGNLALVDSCCACAVTPKMLRNFFSENRMISFYECMAQFYFLCTVETADCFLLAAMAYDRYVAICKPLQYHTMMSKKLCIQMTTGPYIAGNLHSMIHVGLLFRLKFCGSNHINHFYCDILPLYRLSCVDPYVNELVLFIFSGSIQVFTIGSVLISYLYILLTILKMKSKKGRVKAFSTCASHFLSVSLFYGSLFFMYIRPNLLEEGDKDIPAAILFTEVVPLLNPFIYSLRNKEVITVLRKILKKEKSQKSLKQMTSTID